A genomic region of Xanthomonas fragariae contains the following coding sequences:
- the rplU gene encoding 50S ribosomal protein L21, with translation MYAVLVTGGKQYRVAQGETLRVEKLEVEAGNEITFDTVLMLGDSDGIKLGDALNGASVTAKVVAHGRADKVRIIKFRRRKHHMKRQGHRQYYTEIEITGIAGGDKK, from the coding sequence ATGTACGCAGTTCTGGTCACTGGCGGTAAGCAATACCGCGTCGCGCAGGGCGAAACGCTCCGCGTGGAAAAGCTCGAAGTCGAAGCCGGCAACGAGATCACGTTCGACACCGTCCTGATGTTGGGCGATAGCGACGGCATAAAGCTGGGCGATGCACTAAATGGCGCTTCGGTCACCGCTAAGGTTGTGGCCCATGGCCGCGCCGACAAGGTGCGCATCATCAAGTTCCGTCGCCGCAAGCACCACATGAAGCGTCAGGGACACCGTCAGTACTACACCGAAATCGAGATCACCGGTATTGCCGGTGGCGATAAGAAGTAA
- the rpmA gene encoding 50S ribosomal protein L27 — protein MAHKKGVGSSRNGRDSNPKYLGVKIFGGQAIDAGNIIVRQRGTQFHPGAGVGLGRDHTLFALVNGKVEFSVKGAKKRRTVSVVAEA, from the coding sequence ATGGCACATAAAAAGGGCGTAGGTTCCTCGCGCAACGGTCGCGATTCCAACCCGAAGTACCTCGGCGTGAAAATCTTCGGTGGCCAAGCCATCGATGCCGGCAACATCATCGTGCGTCAGCGCGGCACCCAGTTTCACCCGGGCGCCGGCGTCGGCCTCGGCCGTGACCACACCCTGTTCGCTCTGGTGAACGGCAAGGTGGAGTTCTCGGTCAAGGGCGCGAAGAAGCGTCGTACCGTCAGTGTGGTTGCCGAGGCGTAA
- the obgE gene encoding GTPase ObgE, which produces MKLVDEAEILVTAGNGGNGCVGFRREKFIPLGGPDGGDGGSGGSVWIVADENVNTLVDFRHERTFKAQRGENGMGRQAYGKGGEDRIIVVPVGTVVMNVQTDEIIGDLTQHGDRLLVAKGGKGGLGNMHFKSSVNRAPRQSTTGEEGEERLLKLELKLLADVGLLGFPNAGKSTLIRAVSSATPKVADYPFTTLYPNLGVVSVEAYRSFVIADVPGLIEGAADGAGLGTQFLRHLQRTRLLLHLVDISPALGVYGEGGVDGASPADQVRTIERELERHDPELLEKPRWLVLNKADLMFEDEARAAAETIVAELGWTAPWYLVSALGREGTFPIMKDVMAFFDRQREDERDARNAG; this is translated from the coding sequence ATGAAGTTAGTCGACGAAGCAGAAATCCTGGTTACCGCCGGCAATGGCGGCAATGGCTGTGTCGGCTTTCGCCGCGAAAAGTTCATTCCGCTCGGTGGGCCCGATGGCGGTGATGGCGGTAGCGGCGGCAGTGTGTGGATCGTGGCCGACGAGAACGTCAATACGCTGGTCGATTTCCGGCATGAGCGCACCTTCAAGGCGCAGCGCGGCGAAAACGGCATGGGTCGCCAAGCCTACGGCAAGGGCGGCGAAGACCGCATCATCGTGGTGCCGGTCGGTACAGTGGTGATGAACGTGCAGACCGATGAAATCATCGGCGACCTCACCCAGCATGGCGATCGCCTGCTGGTGGCCAAGGGCGGCAAGGGTGGCCTGGGCAACATGCACTTCAAGAGCTCAGTCAATCGCGCGCCGCGTCAGTCCACCACCGGCGAAGAAGGCGAGGAGCGTCTGTTGAAGTTGGAACTAAAGCTGTTGGCTGATGTCGGTCTGTTGGGCTTCCCGAATGCCGGCAAGAGCACCTTGATTCGTGCGGTGTCGTCGGCGACGCCGAAGGTGGCCGATTACCCGTTCACCACCCTGTATCCGAATTTGGGTGTGGTCAGTGTCGAGGCGTATCGCAGCTTCGTCATCGCCGACGTGCCGGGCCTGATTGAAGGTGCTGCCGACGGTGCCGGCCTGGGGACGCAATTCCTGCGCCATCTGCAGCGCACGCGTCTGCTGCTGCATTTGGTGGACATTTCACCTGCTCTCGGCGTGTACGGCGAAGGTGGCGTGGACGGCGCGTCGCCGGCCGATCAGGTGCGCACCATCGAGCGCGAGCTGGAAAGGCATGATCCCGAGCTGCTTGAAAAGCCGCGTTGGCTGGTACTCAACAAAGCCGACCTGATGTTCGAAGACGAGGCGCGTGCTGCCGCCGAGACGATCGTGGCCGAGCTGGGCTGGACTGCGCCGTGGTATCTGGTGTCCGCACTGGGGCGCGAGGGCACGTTCCCGATCATGAAGGACGTCATGGCATTTTTCGATCGCCAGCGCGAGGACGAGCGCGATGCGCGCAATGCGGGCTGA
- the rpsT gene encoding 30S ribosomal protein S20, which yields MANIKSAKKRAKQTVVRNERNTGQRSMLRTAVKKVIKALDANDAAGAEAAFAVAQPILDRFSARGLIHKNKAARHKSRLTARIKAIKAA from the coding sequence GTGGCCAATATCAAGTCCGCCAAGAAGCGCGCCAAGCAGACCGTCGTGCGCAACGAGCGCAACACCGGCCAGCGTTCGATGTTGCGCACCGCCGTCAAGAAGGTGATCAAGGCCCTTGACGCCAACGATGCTGCAGGCGCTGAAGCTGCCTTCGCCGTTGCTCAGCCCATCTTGGACCGTTTCAGCGCCCGTGGCCTGATTCACAAGAACAAGGCGGCTCGTCACAAGAGCCGCCTGACCGCTCGTATCAAGGCCATCAAGGCCGCGTAA